Proteins co-encoded in one Candidatus Poribacteria bacterium genomic window:
- a CDS encoding aminotransferase class III-fold pyridoxal phosphate-dependent enzyme, translated as MNVRFLGKIKADLDAQYTNVGGFSMGRSFDKSLAWQKRAKAALVGGGQPHKQSSPPRPVMIAGAKGAHFWDADGNDYIDYLMGFGPMILGHAYPTVIDTVTKYLVERGNVYNFGHTLEVELAEKLVQIIPSADRVAYFVGGSDATTGAIKFARAYTGREKVIRSGYHGWHDWCSHARGHLSGAAAATLSVDFNDLEGLADLFKAHPDEIACLIMEPSGQDLPKDGYLEEAKALVNANGALMIFDEVKTGFRYSLGGAQEYFGVTPDMSVFGKALANGFATAVVVGKKEIMDEVSDVWVAATFHGEVSLVAAAIATIEELEAQDGVAFMWKQGQKLLDGYREMTVRLGIENARIGGIGPMPYFGLSTNSDDERQKRFHETFYEATLEGGLYLPEGHIWFMSMSHTDEDVAKTLSVSEDALKRAKAA; from the coding sequence ATGAATGTTAGGTTTTTAGGTAAAATTAAAGCGGATCTTGACGCACAATATACCAACGTTGGAGGTTTCAGCATGGGACGCAGTTTTGACAAATCACTCGCATGGCAGAAGCGAGCCAAAGCCGCATTGGTCGGGGGTGGGCAACCCCATAAACAGAGCAGCCCTCCCAGACCTGTTATGATTGCAGGCGCGAAGGGCGCGCATTTTTGGGATGCCGATGGAAATGACTATATCGATTATCTGATGGGATTTGGACCTATGATCCTTGGACACGCCTATCCAACTGTGATTGATACGGTCACAAAGTATCTCGTTGAACGGGGGAATGTTTATAATTTCGGACATACCCTTGAGGTAGAACTCGCCGAAAAGTTGGTTCAGATTATCCCATCGGCGGACCGGGTTGCTTACTTTGTGGGCGGGTCGGATGCAACAACCGGCGCGATTAAGTTCGCTCGCGCATATACCGGTAGAGAAAAAGTGATTCGATCCGGGTATCACGGCTGGCATGATTGGTGTAGCCACGCGCGTGGACACCTATCGGGAGCTGCCGCCGCTACACTTAGCGTCGATTTCAACGATCTTGAAGGACTTGCTGACCTCTTTAAAGCACACCCTGACGAAATCGCTTGTTTGATTATGGAACCTTCCGGACAGGATCTGCCCAAAGACGGTTATCTTGAAGAGGCAAAGGCGCTCGTCAATGCCAACGGTGCCTTGATGATTTTTGACGAAGTCAAAACGGGATTTCGCTATTCGTTGGGCGGTGCACAGGAATATTTCGGGGTCACCCCGGATATGTCCGTTTTCGGAAAGGCACTCGCCAACGGGTTTGCGACGGCTGTCGTTGTCGGGAAAAAAGAGATTATGGATGAGGTGAGTGATGTCTGGGTAGCCGCAACCTTCCACGGCGAGGTATCGCTTGTTGCCGCCGCAATCGCCACAATTGAGGAACTTGAGGCGCAGGATGGTGTCGCCTTCATGTGGAAACAGGGGCAGAAGTTGCTGGATGGCTACAGAGAAATGACGGTGCGTCTCGGTATTGAGAATGCCCGTATCGGTGGCATCGGCCCCATGCCCTACTTCGGCTTAAGTACCAACAGCGATGACGAACGCCAAAAACGGTTCCATGAGACCTTCTACGAGGCAACCTTGGAGGGTGGTTTATATCTGCCTGAAGGGCATATCTGGTTCATGTCCATGTCGCATACCGATGAAGATGTCGCGAAGACCCTGAGTGTCTCTGAGGATGCTCTCAAACGCGCCAAAGCGGCATAG